A section of the Humulus lupulus chromosome 2, drHumLupu1.1, whole genome shotgun sequence genome encodes:
- the LOC133814784 gene encoding uncharacterized protein LOC133814784: MTETRSSIKNLEMQVGKLENMLQSRPQGNFPSNIETNPKEQCNAISLRSSKEVVEPVEKSSLPSKMEYEKKNKMDEEVNENLEKKNLEISIEHHIKVPYPQRLEKKTLDNQFFKFLDIFQKLHINIHFAEALEQMSSYVKFMKEILSKKRKLEDYETVALIAKCIAILQKKLPPKFKDSGSFTIPCTIGNVVFEKALCDLGEGVNLNPLSIYKKLKLGEARPTTASLQMADRSVKHPRGGGSKVEVTKRKVIAQVGSQTVRHCLKRFVSGKA, from the exons ATGACTGAAACTCGGTCATCCATCAAAAATCTTGAAATGCAAGTGGGTAAATTGGAAAATATGTTACAAAGTAGACCTCAAGGAAATTTTCCAAGTAATATCGAAACGAATCCTAAGGAGCAGTGCAATGCAATCTCCTTGAGGAGCAGTAAGGAGGTTGTAGAGCCAGTTGAGAAATCTAGTCTTCCATCAAAAATGGAGTATGAGAAGAAGAATAAAATGGATGAAGAGGTTAATGAGAACCTTGAGAAGAAGAATCTAGAAATAAGTATTGAGCATCACATCAAGgtcccatatcctcagaggctggAAAAGAAGACGCTTGACAACCAGTTTTTCAAgtttttagatatttttcaaAAACTTCACATCAACATTCACTTTGCAGAAGCCTTAGAACAAATGTCGAGTTatgtgaagttcatgaaggaaATCTTGTCGAAGAAAAGGAAAttggaggattatgagacagtggcacttaTTGCGAAGTGCATCGCAATACTCCAAAAGAAACTACCTCCTAAGTTTAAAGATTCAGGTAGTTTTACCATTCCTTGCACTATAGGGAATGTGGTTTTTGAGAAGgcattatgtgatttaggggaAGGTGTGAATCTGAATCCTCTATCTatctataaaaaattaaaattgggAGAAGCTCGCCCTACTACTGCGTCATTACAAATGGCTGATCGTTCAGTGAAGCACCCaagag GAGGTGGTAGTAAGGTGGAAGTTACTAAGAGAAAGGTCATTGCTCAAGTTGGTAGTCAAACAGTGCGTCATTGTTTGAAAAGGTTCGTTAGTGGGAAAGCTTAA